The Coprobacillus cateniformis DNA window CAGCAGCACCTATCATAAGTAAATGAATATCATCAGTATCAATATAACAGGTCGTTTTATTGAATTTGATCTGTGTTCCAACAACCAATCCCTGATGCTTTGGCAGATTAATTCTATTTCGCCATTTATTCGCATTGAAATCAATTTTCTTAAAAGTATTATTGATTTCTCTTTGAGTCGCAAAACTTGCAGTTCCATGCTGTCCATCTCCAACTGTTTTGGACTTGATACGATCAAGATTATAGTTATTCCCAAAGACAACAGCACATCCTATAAATATAAAAAAAAGACAGCCTATAAATATAAACGTTATCTTATCATCCATACATTGACCTCCTCTCTAAATTAAACTGATTTGCCTTTAATAACCTTTCATTTCCATATCAAAAGCATCATCAAATGATTGTTCATCTCCTGTAGGTATCACATATTCATTCATAATTGCTAGGGCTTCATCATAGCTTCCACATGATGTCACTCTATCAAACATTTCTTTTGACTTTTCTGGATATCCTGCTTTCTTTAAGGCATTTGAACATATTCCCATTAAATTAAAAACATTTCCATCTTCACCTATCATCTTCGCTTCTGGTCTTAGACTTTCCTCTAGTCCTAATTTTTCTTTCATTTCCATATTCCTGACTAACTCCCTTCTGATTTGTAATTTCATATTCAATAGATCACTGGAACATTGTCTATAAATATCTGCCAGTATTTGATTACTTTCATGATTATCTAATCCTGTTTTAATATCTTTCAAGCTGTTAAAAACATTATGAATGGATTTATTAATATTTCCATTATCCTTATAAGCTCGATAATCATCTTTTAATGTATCCCATACCTTTGATTCTTTAGTAAAAGGAACATCTTTATATAAAAGCTGATGTTCCATAGTTAAAACGAGCTTTAATAATTTTTCTGACTGTTTATTAAGATTATAAAAGTCATTTTTTCCATTTTTATTGAAAGCATAATAGACCTTCATAAACTGATTGCCTATGGTTGTATGTGTGATTTCATCATGTCCTGTTAATTGAAAATGTGAATTCTTTAAATTTTCAATTTCAGTATACATTTCCATATATTTAGGATTATCAACCGCCTTGATAACTTCAATGCCATGAAGTTCTTTCAGATCTTCATTAAAGTCTTTATTCTTTGGCTGAATAATAGATGCATCAATCATCTGTCTATCGTGAAGCACATCCAAAACT harbors:
- a CDS encoding DUF3991 and toprim domain-containing protein is translated as MERYKRFSDEQISVANQVNLVEYLRQQGETLTKSGKDMRWNRYTSVTIRGNQYYKWKTQEGGYPIQFLKEFYGYNFKQAMELLLSFANDTGMIVDVHPEEEVKKEFIMPERNDSMRRVYGYLLNGRCIDKEVLNAFVQKGLIYEDAVYHNAVFVGYDEEGVPRHAHKRSTLINGGFRGNVEGSDPRYTFHYLGQSNQIYVFEAPIDMLSYISLHKENWQEHSYIALNGLGTQGLEHLLDTNDSLKKVFLCFDHDEAGIEGAERVLDVLHDRQMIDASIIQPKNKDFNEDLKELHGIEVIKAVDNPKYMEMYTEIENLKNSHFQLTGHDEITHTTIGNQFMKVYYAFNKNGKNDFYNLNKQSEKLLKLVLTMEHQLLYKDVPFTKESKVWDTLKDDYRAYKDNGNINKSIHNVFNSLKDIKTGLDNHESNQILADIYRQCSSDLLNMKLQIRRELVRNMEMKEKLGLEESLRPEAKMIGEDGNVFNLMGICSNALKKAGYPEKSKEMFDRVTSCGSYDEALAIMNEYVIPTGDEQSFDDAFDMEMKGY